The following proteins come from a genomic window of Sorghum bicolor cultivar BTx623 chromosome 3, Sorghum_bicolor_NCBIv3, whole genome shotgun sequence:
- the LOC8058912 gene encoding uncharacterized protein LOC8058912 — protein MQSGVSFLGGMAEECPTAGGAELWLPDEFLDDDFFSEEEKAAVAAKSESDEEEGVDGLSRRVAGLVVGNGKGGGDGSPAKAEVLAGSPQSILCGLHASGEDSPNGVASQVSSPPSSPLEQAPADPWDLLSEAAGQVARLRTTSIPVPTNAAANQGDPVMAPPAKKLSAPTEAPNHAGANHSQPINNSMEQRRIQIARFNALKQQQLLKHRRERELAVATAAAWGTRVAGSHRAGAAAGYGAPASHVLSASAWPPLKKSQPQPPASPAAGMRALFLTPPGAKRECAGTGVFIPRQAGAPAEPKKKPACSPVLLPARVVQALNLNVEDLGARPIYPGGFVLDHDALVSRSNALLASRSSQLHGASSREVNLPQEWTY, from the exons ATGCAGAGTGGCGTGTCCTTCCTTGGCGGAATGGCGGAGGAGTGCCCAACCGCTGGCGGCGCGGAGCTCTGGCTTCCCGACGAGTTCTTGGATGATGACTTCTTCTCTGAGGAGGAGAAGGCGGCGGTCGCGGCCAAGAGCGAGAGCGACGAGGAGGAAGGGGTGGACGGCCTCTCGCGCCGCGTGGCTGGGCTCGTCGTCGGCAACGGGAAGGGTGGAGGAGACGGTTCCCCTGCAAAG GCGGAAGTGCTGGCCGGCTCGCCGCAGTCGATTCTGTGCGGCCTGCATGCTTCTGGGGAGGACAGCCCCAACGGCGTGGCGTCGCAGGTCagctcgccgccgtcgtcgccgcTGGAGCAGGCGCCGGCGGATCCCTGGGACCTGCTGAGCGAGGCGGCCGGCCAGGTGGCTCGCTTGCGCACAACCAGCATCCCCGTGCCAACGAACGCGGCCGCCAATCAAGGAGACCCCGTCATGGCACCGCCAGCAAAGAAGCTCTCCGCGCCGACCGAGGCTCCGAACCACGCGGGTGCCAACCACTCTCAGCCGATTAATAACTCGATGGAACAGCGCCGGATTCAAATTGCTCGT TTTAATGCCctgaagcagcagcagcttctCAAGCACCGGCGGGAGCGGGAGCTCGCCGTCGCTACGGCGGCGGCGTGGGGCACCAGGGTCGCTGGGTCTCATCGTGCCGGTGCCGCCGCCGGGTACGGTGCGCCGGCGTCACATGTCCTCAGCGCGTCCGCGTGGCCCCCGCTCAAGAAGtcgcagccgcagccgccggCGTCCCCGGCGGCGGGCATGCGCGCCCTCTTCCTCACCCCTCCCGGCGCCAAGCGTGAGTGCGCCGGCACCGGCGTGTTCATTCCCCGCCAGGCCGGCGCCCCCGCCGAGCCCAAGAAAAAGCCAG CGTGCTCCCCTGTTCTTCTCCCGGCGCGCGTCGTGCAGGCACTCAACCTCAACGTCGAGGATCTCGGTGCTCGTCCCATCTACCCCGGCGGTTTCGTTCTTGATCACG ATGCACTGGTGAGTCGGAGCAACGCTCTGCTGGCGAGCCGTTCGTCCCAGCTCCATGGCGCCTCATCGCGCGAGGTGAATCTCCCCCAGGAATGGACGTATTGA
- the LOC110433326 gene encoding uncharacterized protein LOC110433326 isoform X1: MRFLYSGLLVAIEANGSAATKESGGGRGSGPGILHLRVHGPAMSLSPSPSRPAPLAADSDACELRVNFPAFFWHDASESCLPQQVALNLLRWSLSITPCERASERGRRFPWPSTQRGAWACVWLRFPFRSGWPVAVVPSRRWPGALPLCSWSFVLLADPVKLRRPWIAFYLVDKGGRKKLVPHGGLNLASFFVPGLMSR, encoded by the exons ATGAGATTCCTTTATTCTGGCTTACTTGTTGCCATCGAAGCTAACGGGTCAGCTGCCACCAAAGAATCTGGCGGTGGCCGGGGCTCCGGGCCCGGGATCTTGCATCTCCGTGTCCATGGCCCCGCCATGTCACTGTCCCCTTCTCCCAGCCGGCCGGCCCCCTTGGCCGCGGACAGCGATGCCTGTGAACTCCGCGTAAATTTCCCTGCATTTTTTTGGCACGATGCGTCAGAGTCTTGTTTACCCCAACAGGTCGCTCTGAATCTTCTTCGCTGGTCCCTCTCCATCACTCcgtgcgagcgagcgagcgagcgaggccGCCGTTTTCCGTGGCCCTCGACGCAACGAGGTGCGTGGGCGTGCGTCTGGCTCAGATTCCCGTTTCGCAGCGGATGGCCGGTTGCTGTCGTCCCGTCGCGCCGGTGGCCTGGCGCTTTGCCTCTTTGCTCTTGGTCGTTTGTGCTGCTCGCCGACCCGGTCAAGCTGAGGAGGCCATGGATCGCCTTTTATCTCGTCGATAAG GGAGGGAGAAAGAAACTTGTGCCGCATGGAGGTCTCAATCTGGCGAGCTTTTTTGTCCCCGGACTGATGAGTCGGTAG
- the LOC110433326 gene encoding uncharacterized protein LOC110433326 isoform X2, which produces MRFLYSGLLVAIEANGSAATKESGGGRGSGPGILHLRVHGPAMSLSPSPSRPAPLAADSDACELRVNFPAFFWHDASESCLPQQVALNLLRWSLSITPCERASERGRRFPWPSTQRGAWACVWLRFPFRSGWPVAVVPSRRWPGALPLCSWSFVLLADPVKLRRPWIAFYLVDKSE; this is translated from the exons ATGAGATTCCTTTATTCTGGCTTACTTGTTGCCATCGAAGCTAACGGGTCAGCTGCCACCAAAGAATCTGGCGGTGGCCGGGGCTCCGGGCCCGGGATCTTGCATCTCCGTGTCCATGGCCCCGCCATGTCACTGTCCCCTTCTCCCAGCCGGCCGGCCCCCTTGGCCGCGGACAGCGATGCCTGTGAACTCCGCGTAAATTTCCCTGCATTTTTTTGGCACGATGCGTCAGAGTCTTGTTTACCCCAACAGGTCGCTCTGAATCTTCTTCGCTGGTCCCTCTCCATCACTCcgtgcgagcgagcgagcgagcgaggccGCCGTTTTCCGTGGCCCTCGACGCAACGAGGTGCGTGGGCGTGCGTCTGGCTCAGATTCCCGTTTCGCAGCGGATGGCCGGTTGCTGTCGTCCCGTCGCGCCGGTGGCCTGGCGCTTTGCCTCTTTGCTCTTGGTCGTTTGTGCTGCTCGCCGACCCGGTCAAGCTGAGGAGGCCATGGATCGCCTTTTATCTCGTCGATAAG AGCGAGTGA